DNA sequence from the Treponema sp. OMZ 838 genome:
AAGACATGCGCCCTCGATATGGTAGAGGCAAGCGATGAGCTATTCACCGTTGACGTTATCGGCGTTCTTGACGCCGCAGGGGACATAACGCCGATCCGGTACTTCCATCATCAATACGGCACCGTTACCACCGACAACGGTTTAAAAGTCGTTGTATCCTTTACCAATGATGATAGACTTGAAATGAATTTCCCGCCGTTTATATTTGACGCCGACAATAATCGCGGAAACGCGTAAAAGAATGACTATAGTAGTATGATAGAAGTAAACGATTTAATCGGCGCATCGTATAAAGATCACGGGAGGGACAAGGGGGGCTATGACTGTTACGGTCTTTGTATCGAAGTCGCCCGCCGCGCGGGGTATCGTTTAGACGACGTGTACTATGAAGATCACCATGTACGTTTAAACGCTATTCATGCGCCGACACTTAACGTGCATAAAATCGACGCGCCAAAAGAGGGCGCACTTTTAGAGATGGAAACACACACGGCGGCGGGGGCGGAATTACATCTCGGCGTCTGTTTAAACGAAACCGAATTTATTCACATGACGCGGCTTGGCTGTCGGGTTAACCGCATCGGAACTTTTAAAATAAGGGGCATCTATGGCATTGATACACGTTTATAATAGCATCGGGCAGGACGTAACAACGTATGAAGCAAGCGGCGTTTTAAAAGATGCGCTTAACAATATCGATTGGGAACACGCGATAATTTTGAAAGCAGGCAAGGCGATTCCATGCGATTATGAAGCGCAGGATGATGATATTATCTTTATCAGAAAACTGCCCAAAGATCCCGTTTCAGCTCTGATTGCAGTTTCTGTCGTGCTTGCCGTTGCCGGTATTGCAGCCGGTGTCGCAGTCGGCGCGGCACTTTATAATCAGCAACTGGAACTTGAAGAAATGCAAAAAGCGCAGAAAAACGCAAAGGCAAAGAACGCTATAGAACGGCTCCCTTTTGTTAAAGGCGCACAAAACAGAGCCGCAACCGGTCAATATTTCCCTTACACTATCGGCGAATCGTTATTCACTCCCTACCTTTTATGCCCGCCGCATTACACCATTGAAGGTGCGCGCGGAGAGGATCAGTATTTAAATCTTGTCTTAGAATGCGGCTTTAATGATATTCTTATTAAAAAGCTTCAAATGAAAAATACGTCCGTTAAAACGTGGGACACCGAAACCCCGCAGAACGGCGTATTCAATTTTGATGCCGGTACCTATTATGATAGCCGCAACCGTATCGAAATTAGGCAAGCCAGAGATTTTACCATCGATGCCTTTAATAAAAAGATTATCGGCGTAAGCGTAAATAAGCAAATCCCGCACGAACACGCAGGGGAGGATGCGGAAGAAAACGCGCGTATTGAAAAAGAATGGCAAGCGGGCGTCGTTCAGGAATTAGCGTCAAACCCCATGGCGGTAGAGGTTATTGTTCTTTTTGATGGACTCCGTAAGTTTAAAGATGATATGTGGGAATCGCAAAGCGTAACCCTTCAGGCAGAGTGGACAAATAACCCCGAAGATGCGGAGCCTGTATGGACACCGTTTGATTCAGGCTTTATCCAGAATGGCACCATCTCGAATACATTCGAGTATAATACGAAAAAGCAGATGCGCTATTGCGCAACGCAAACCTTTACCGCTTCCCAAAGTTATGGCAAGAAAATCAGCGTAAGAGTTAAGCGCGTTACCCCCAAGGCAAAGAGTAACAGTCAAGAAAATGTTATTCTTTTGGCCGTGCAGACCACCTGCTACGATGCGAAAAAGTCAAGCGCATCAGCATTAGTCGCGGCTCAATTGTTAGAAGCCGATAAGCGCAATAGGTGTACAAGGATCGGTATTCGTGTTGTCGCAAACGAGAACACCGCCGATATGCTCGATAGCTTTTCCGTTATTCAATCCGGCATCGCCCGCGTCTGGGATAAAACAGCAAAGAGCTGGAGCGCTTCAAAAGTGCCGACACGGAACCTCGCTTCATGGGTACTTGAAATCCTTACTAGTCCTCACCATAAGCCGAGCCAATACGCCGACGATGAACTTGACTTAGCTTCTTTCGGCGCATGGTATGAATACTGCGAAAAAGAAGGATTTTATGCCGATGGCGTTATCACCCGCGGTGAGAAAAAGAAAAACACAATCGATACCCTCTGCCAAAACGGAAACGCCGCCTTAGTCTATAACGAGTTTACCGGCAAGATTGAAGCGGCAATCGATAACGGCCGCCCGTATTCGGTTGCGCTCCTTAACAGTGAAAACATTATCAGTATCCAGACAAGCAAGGACTTCAAACGAAAAACCGACGGTAAAAAAGTTACCTACATTAACAGGGACGCAGGATACGACGCCGATAGTGTCGTTTTTATGCGAAGCGGTAAAGAGTATGACCCCGAAACCGACACCATCAGCATAACCGCCTTAAAGTATATCACCGATTATAAGATGGCATATAAATACGTCTGGCGGCAGATGGCGGAAGAAGCGGCGCACCCCCGTACCGTCGTCGTAAAGGTTGGAGCAGAGGGCGCATACTATCCGCTTTTTAGCCGCGTTGAAGTACAGCATAGAGCCTTGCCCGTCGGTCTTTCTCACGCCATTGTTAAAGAGGTTAAATGGTGGGGCGGCTTATTAAAAACAATTACGATTATCGGGCATGTCGATTTTCCGCAAGGGAAACGATGCGGCGTTCTTATTCACTGCATCGATAATAAAGGGCATGGCGTTTGTGCCGTTGAAGTTGCAGGGATCGGAAGAACCGACACACTCAAGGTCGTTTCAAAAGTGCGGCAGTCTGCCGATAGTATTCCGCACGCAGGTGATGTGTTGAGTTTTGGGATCCTCGACACGGACGGCGGGTTTCAAGCGGTTACCCGTACGATGAAAATCGTAAACATAGAACCGGCAGACCACGGCTATAGCTTAACCTTAAAAGACTACAACAGCGCCCTGTACGAATACGGAGACCTACCGGAGTATAAAAGCAATATTACCTATATACCAGACAGCAATCCGAAGCCGCACGCTTCCGATAAAGGATACGTAACCCGCGATGAATTGAAAAAGGTAAACGAACAAGCGGTAAAACAAGCAGCCCTCGAAGCGGCCGCAAAAGCCGCGCAAGCCGCGATTGACGTAATAGCCCGCGGCGATACTTTTTCAGATGCCTTTCAACTGAACGGATACGGAACCTCTCTTGAAGCTTTGATTGACAAGATGGACGAGGACGCCCGCAACGCCAAAGACGGATTGAGTATTACCAAAGACGAAATACTACTGAAGGTATCGGACACGGAAGAGGGCTTACAATCCTATATCGGTATTACTAAAGACGAAATCCTTGCAAAAGCCGACGATATGCGCCGCGAGCTTACCGCCCTTTTAAACGTGCAGGCAGGGGCAATCCATGCCCTCGTAAAAGGCGGCGGGGCAACGGGGCAGATGGCATTAACCCTCAACCTCCCCGTTATGATTGACGAGGTAACCCGTGAAAAACTCATAAAAGCAAGCACGCTAGAAAAAGTAAACGCCGTATACGCCAAGGTAAAAGACACCAACTATTACGGTATTAAACCGGATGCCGGAGCTGCGATAAAACCGCTCTGGGAAGACGCCCGCCGCGCCGCCTTGCTTGCCAGTCAAATAAGCCTTGAGGCGGATCAGATACAATTCAAGAGCGATAATATTTTTGTAAATGGTAAGCTTAAAGCAGACTATATAGATGTCCTTGAATTAGCGGCAAAAAAGACATTCACCGAAAAACTAATCGTGCAAGCACTACGTATCGATACGGATGATAAATCAGACAAAGATTTTGAAGCATGGTTTGATAAAGATAATGGGTTGAAGATAAAGAACGAAAACAATGTAATATTCAGAATTGCACCAGATGGCAGTATATTGATGGGTAATAATATATTTTTTAAACACCTGCCTTATTGGAGCGCCGGCAGACCATTTTGCAGCGAAACAGAAACTGTAAAATCTTTTTGTGAACGAAACGGGTTTAATACTTTTAATGTGCTTGGTACTTATGGCGGAAAGGCGTTCAATAAAATACAAACAACAAAGACGGAAAAAAATAAAATGTGGTGTTTATGTTTTAATCCAAGAGGATTAGCACCTTCTCCCTTTTGGGAAGAAGCAAATTTAAAAACCGTAAAATATACCCTAACCCTCTATGACAATGCAGCCAAAATACATACAATATATTATAAAGATTATCCTGATATGCCTGATGTGGCACCTGTTCTTGTATATTGGAATTTTAAAAAAAATGGTTATTGGAGCAAAGATGTAAACGATGTATATATTCCACAGCAAACAAATGACACGCTAAACTTCATCGCCTATATAGGTGCGAAACAGACGAATTATGTTATGACTATTGAAAATATACCAAACCAAAAACCGAAAGGCTCCGGTATTGTATGGAGAGACGGGGAATTTTTAAAAATTAGTTAGTTAAAAACAGATATAATTTATCACCCGTTTTTTTCCAATAGGTTTTTAACGGTTTCCAATTATCAGTTATTTTAATAGTTTCTGTAGCAAGTTGATTTATAGCTTCTGATATTTTCTGATCAGAGGTATCGGTTATCTGTGATAATTGCCAAGCGTAGAACCGAATATTAGCTGGATGCGCAATATTATTTTGAGTAGTTATTGATTGAGTGTTGAACAAAGGCACATAATAATACCGCGGTAGCGTTATGATCTTATTTGTTACAGGGTCTCTTGTTTCACGATCTCCACAATAAAAATAATCTTCTAAATTATTTCTTATGCAGGCATCATTTTTAAGAAGTATATTTCTACCTGTTTCGTTTACGACAAACACGTTCATAGGCAGGCTGTTTTCAAGTATAATCATGTCGTTAGTCTGTTTTTTTATCCGTGCACCATTTACGCTAATCAATTCGCAGATACTGCCTTCATAGACTTCAAAAACAACTCTGTTTGAACGTGCAGAGCTACTATACGGATCATTACGTTTTAGTATTGTATACAGCGATTTATCGACTTTTTTACCCAATTCTTTTACGTTTGTAATAGATACGACTACTCTCCAATCAGATCTATTATCGACAATAAAGATTGCTGTTTTTTTTCCACACCCCGCCAGCGCCAACACCAGCAGCAATAAAACAGCAATCTTTTTCATTCTTTTCCTTCCTTCAATATAGTATGTGTTCGTATGCTTAATCGTTTTAAGTATTGTCTTCTTTTTAATTATTACGTTTATATGCTGTATTTCCGATCTTTATCCATTCGCCATTTTCTGAAAATTGGATGCTTTCTTCTAACCTCGTTTCTCCCAATAAATCATGGAAAACAAGTTTCCCATTAGACACATCAACGACTCCAGAATAAGATTTTTCTACAACTGGATACCACACATATTCATAATCATTTCGCCATCTTTGATATTCATAGTGAAAATTTTTTGAGAATGAATATCTAAATCCAGAGCCTTTTTTGCTGTATTTATATTTATTTGTTTTAGTTTCAATAGAATAATATTCATAAAAAGAAATTCCCCATGATGTACCTTTTTCTGTAAATAGTTTATCGGTTATTTGACTTGCTGTCGGTGTATAATATTTTTGCTTTTGAGATTCAGGCTGAAATTCACAGCTTAATATGCTAATGGCTATAAAAAATAAAACGGCAATCTTTTTCATACAACGCACCTCATTTGATAGTATAGCGCGAGAAAGGCGGGAGCGCAAGGGCTTATTTTGCGCTTATTCGTCGCAAATGAACAAGGTATTGTATATCCCTCTTGGATAAAGAATGTTACAATTTATATCCGTAACAAGCATTAGATATTCTTGCGAGTAATACACGTCTTTATTATTGATGGAATACACGATATACCCATCATTGAGGTACACCGTTATGAGGATATCAGGGAAGTTTGATAAAAGTATATTTTTGATTTTATCTTTAATGCTATTCATATCTACTTTTCGATATTTTATGCATTCACGATCCTTTTTCAAGCCCTCCAGTCTGACTATAGGGGTATGAACGAAGAACTTACATTGATGCAGCGGCCTGTTTTTACCCCTGCACAAACCCAGTGCGTACCGGCGCCCCTTCCGCTTTCCGTTTCGGAGCCGCAAAGAACGATACATTTAATTGGCGATAATGCTGAACCGGTACAACCGGCGTATTGCCGGTAATATCTAGCTATTACGGAGGTTTTTATGAAAAAAGAATTTTTATGCGAGAACGGATATATCGCTAAAGCTTTCAGGGATATTTACGAGATTTTATCTCGTCTGGAACGCAAGCTTGACAATGTCGAAAAGCCGGACATAAGCAGCAAGACATTATGCATCACGGAAGCCCGCAGAGATGCTTATATCAAAATGCTTGAAGAAGAAGGATATATTACCGGTAGTCGGTGTAAGCGAACGGTTGAAGGTGAAGATCATGTCATTGCTAATAAAGCGCGGATAACATTGAAGGGGTTACAATATCTTGTAGAAAATAAGCAAATGCTCCGTTGTTTTAACGAAGATAGAAAGGTTATCAATCAGGGATTGGTCAATCCCAAGAACGTTCAAAATCCGTAAAAGATTTAATACCGTAACTCTATCCTATAAAGAATATCACACCTTATGCCGATATGCGCTTGAGGGAGGGGATGTCTACTTTTAGGAGGTATCCCTTATGCGTAAACCGTGGAGTATGCACAAACGGAACGGCATTTATCAGACGCAGCTGTATGACTACAGCAACAAGCGGTATTGTACTGCCAAAAGCACCGGTACAAAAGACCTGAACGAAGCGACGCTTATAGCCTATCGGCGGGCGATGGAATTTGATAGCGGCATTGCGACAGAGTACACCGAATGGGTTAAGAATGTTTCAATGATAACGCTTTCCAATGAAAAGCGTCCGCCTAATCCTGACATGGCCACACTGGTACAGTCAGCCTGTCAAGATGCTATCGCTCAAGCGTTGCAGGGTACCCAATGTAGTAAAAACACACAGCGGCCATATTCCGTATCAGCAGCAGAGTACGAGGATGCCCCGGAAGAAGTCAAGCCGTTATTAGATCGGCTTTCAACCCTCACTTTTTATGATTATATCCTTCTTTATTGGAACTACAGCGAAAGTCCGTATATAAAAGGGCTTATCCGCAAAGGCGAAACCCCGCCGAACCCCGAACGATTTCACCAGTACCTCGGTATTATGCAAAAATATGCGCGGCATTTTCCGCAATGCCTTTTAACCGAGATAAGTGGAGCAAAAATTGACACGATGCTCGGGTTGATAAAAAATGCCGGAAATCTCAAAGTGGAGACCGTGAAAGGCATCCGTTCTAGCTTTATTCAAGCGCTACGATTTGCCTATCGGAACAATCTTCTTGTTCGGGATGTTACACCACAGATAACAAGGGATTCAAAGGCTTCCCAAAAGAAAGCAAAGAAAGAAGCAGAAAAAGCGATATTTACAAAAGAAGAGCTTAAACGTCTTTTTATGAGCGATGATAATCCTTTCCGTTCGGATCTCTATCGGCTGATTAACGAATTACTTTTTAAGACCGGCTGCCGCATCGGAGAGTTGCAAGCCCTTCAGATACAAGATTTTATCAAAGACACAGACGGATACGCTCTCAGGATTAGTAAAAACTACTGCCGCGCAGGGAATCGGCTTAAATGTACTAAAACGGAGCGGGTGGATATTGTTCCAATATCAGCTGACCTTGCAGCGAGACTTATAGCGCACATTGAAAAGCACCCCGCAAAGGATAGCGGGCAAGCATTTATTTTTAGCTCCGTTACGGATGTTTATAAACCGCTTCGCTATGAAAGTATCAATAAAGATTTTAACAAGACAATGAAAAAACTTGGCTTCAAAAGGCCAAACCTAACCCTTCACAGCTACCGCCATACATTTGCGACGTGCTTGAGTATGGCGGGGCATTCGGAAGGACATATGCTCTACATAACCCGTCACGAAAGCACCGAAGAATTGCATCGTTACACTAATCACTATACGCCGGACATAGAACGAATAAAACACCAGGCGACGATCGATATAGAAAAGCTGTTTACCTAGGGGCTATCGAACGTGAGCAATAAAACGCTTTTTTCACACCACGAAAGGCATTACGATACGCCTTGCAGGAATAGTATATGCAAGTAATTTGTAAAAACCGGCTAAAAAGCCTCAAAAATCGATAAAAATCACTAAAAATATGCGAAATTGTAAAAACAATACTTGACAAGAAAATATTCATGTCATAATATAAAGATAGTTAGAGACACAATGTTTTTGTAAGACAGAGTGTAAGATAACTGATTAAAAAATGTACTGGAAACGCCCAAAAATGGAGCGTTTCACCCTATCTTTTAGCATTTTCCTTGAGTACACAATAGCAGAATAATAGCGGCTATTCAACCTTTCCTTTTGGAAACAGGAGGGCATCTACTTCGTTATTCCACAAAAATTAGTCCTCGACGTGCAAAAAGCACGCCTGTGGGTAATTTTTGTTCATGCCTCGTATCTGCCTCACCTCTTTTCAAAAGGCTAACACAAAAATTATTTTTAACTATATAGCCCTCAATGCTTCTGCGCTTTTTATCTACTCTGCCTGATGCGTTTACCCGTCTGCCAAAAAAAATGTGCGAAAATTTATCCAAAATTTCGCACAAAAGGGTATGGTAAACGCATCAATGTGTGTGTCCTTTGCTCGATTTGTTGTTTTACTCCATATTTTTTGATACAATGCCTCACCATCTATGAGTACCATCTACACGCCCGATCAGGCGGCGCAAGAATGCCTGAATACTTCTATTAT
Encoded proteins:
- a CDS encoding site-specific integrase encodes the protein MRKPWSMHKRNGIYQTQLYDYSNKRYCTAKSTGTKDLNEATLIAYRRAMEFDSGIATEYTEWVKNVSMITLSNEKRPPNPDMATLVQSACQDAIAQALQGTQCSKNTQRPYSVSAAEYEDAPEEVKPLLDRLSTLTFYDYILLYWNYSESPYIKGLIRKGETPPNPERFHQYLGIMQKYARHFPQCLLTEISGAKIDTMLGLIKNAGNLKVETVKGIRSSFIQALRFAYRNNLLVRDVTPQITRDSKASQKKAKKEAEKAIFTKEELKRLFMSDDNPFRSDLYRLINELLFKTGCRIGELQALQIQDFIKDTDGYALRISKNYCRAGNRLKCTKTERVDIVPISADLAARLIAHIEKHPAKDSGQAFIFSSVTDVYKPLRYESINKDFNKTMKKLGFKRPNLTLHSYRHTFATCLSMAGHSEGHMLYITRHESTEELHRYTNHYTPDIERIKHQATIDIEKLFT
- a CDS encoding NlpC/P60 family protein gives rise to the protein MIEVNDLIGASYKDHGRDKGGYDCYGLCIEVARRAGYRLDDVYYEDHHVRLNAIHAPTLNVHKIDAPKEGALLEMETHTAAGAELHLGVCLNETEFIHMTRLGCRVNRIGTFKIRGIYGIDTRL
- a CDS encoding YjcQ family protein; the encoded protein is MKKEFLCENGYIAKAFRDIYEILSRLERKLDNVEKPDISSKTLCITEARRDAYIKMLEEEGYITGSRCKRTVEGEDHVIANKARITLKGLQYLVENKQMLRCFNEDRKVINQGLVNPKNVQNP